From Erinaceus europaeus chromosome 9, mEriEur2.1, whole genome shotgun sequence, one genomic window encodes:
- the LOC103121579 gene encoding cytochrome c oxidase copper chaperone produces the protein MPGLAAASPAPAESQEKKPLKPCCACPETKKARDACIIEKGEEHCGHLIEAHKECMRALGFKI, from the exons ATGCCGGGTCTGGCAGCTGCAAGCCCTGCCCCCGCTGAGTCGCAGGAAAAGAAGCCGCTGAAGCCCTGCTGCGCCTGCCCGGAGACCAAGAAGGCGCGCGATGCGTG catcATCGAGAAAGGAGAAGAGCATTGTGGACACCTGATTGAGGCCCACAAGGAGTGTATGAGAGCCCTGGGATTTAAGATATGA